Genomic DNA from Channa argus isolate prfri chromosome 2, Channa argus male v1.0, whole genome shotgun sequence:
atatatatatatatatatatatatataataaataaataaataaataaataaataaataaataaaataaaatagagagAGTCAATATATACTATTTAAAGGTAGCTGTATTTGACTGCAAACTCAACAAGTAGCACTTAAATTGTGATCACACATTGCACACATGCCGGGAGACTTGTAcgttatatttttgtttgcatgatTTGTAAGTAGTCTAAAAAACAAGAATCCTTTTGATATTATCTTCCTGTGTCGTGGCGTGTGGCTGACCATGTTTTGGTCTCGGGGTTTAGTTTTAAGGTGTCATTTCTGCagttaaaattagaaaaaagatgttttaggTGTTAAGAAAACGCAGCTCTACAGTTATGTCACAGTAAGAACAAGCATTTACGCTTTTACACTCTCTGGATCAGCAAGGTATAAGTTGAGTTTTATCAGTTACCTTAGTTTCAGTGCACCATTACATGAAAGTAATACAGAGCACATGTTGAGCAAAACTGAATAATGGgctatttatttgtgttttagtaTAACAGTTTCAACAGTGtttcttttagttcttttttttttgagagagaGATATTTGACATACTAAAAACACAGTGATTAATTGATTCACTGGCAAAAAATTAACagattaacaataataattagtGTTCGGTGCAGCCTTCCATTGTAGTACCATCATTCCACTAACTTTATATATTCTACTGTCGTGGTTTACAATATGcaaagttaattttatttaaacagattgCAAAAACTCTATGGAGTTAGTGTTCTCTTCTATATCTTCTGCCCCCTGAATCCCCTTGTTGGTGCACAgcttgcacattttatttttatttgttttttaaatgtacctcAGCCAACAGGATGGGATTGCCCAGTCTAATGTATTGGTTTGGTGCTGAATCCCTCTTCTAAAACCTCTTGATATTGATAGTGATATTGAAATGCACCTTGCACTTGCAACTGCAGTAATCCTGTGTGTTAATGAGCTGATGCTCTGTAGCAGTTCTGCTGGAGTCCAGGGTGGGAGCAGAAACCCTCAGGGGCCCTAATACAATGTAGCGTTGTCACGCGTTACTGCACTTTAATGCTGTGACAAATGCCATAACATTTTTAACTGATAGGTCAAACCTCCTGTGATGTCACTGTAGTGTGAGTTCAGGTTCTGTGTGAAATGCGTTGACTCtcctttgcatttattttgttaccTGTCTCTTCTTGTGAGGTATGAATTGCATGCACATAGTTCCTccccaccaccccccacccccagaccagacagacagactgacagaccaGACAGGCAGGGAGACTGTCTGACAGGCAGGCGGGCGggctgacagacacacaaaggcacaaacgcacacaaacaGTGAATTTCAAACAATACAGCAGTGCTGTCTGTCTAGCTAATGCATTGAGTTTGATGCACAACATCAACAAGAACAGCATTGGGTAAAAGATCATTAGGATAAGAGTTGTAGTAAAGTAAATTCTCTTGAGAAAAGCTCTTAGAAGTAATCAGATCATGTCTGTTGCTGAGGAGTCACATTGTATGCGAAGAAAATGATCCTATTTTTGATTCAGTTCAGATACTTGAGAGAAACAGGTGTGTGAATAATCaactaaaaatgtacttttcacATTAGGTCCAATGTAACAAAACATAGCCTAGCTTTTATTTGCACACATCTACACAAAAGTGATAAATGACATGAAATAACTTTCATATTGTTTGATCTGATCACCTCCTTATTTCTTTTATCGTCATTTTTATTCTCAGGTGTTAAACTATCCAGAGAAACTcaagttaaatatttaattcttcttcttcttttagtCAGCAGATAATCAGAGTGAAAATTGATCAGATGTGTGGGCCACTattctcctctgtgtgtgtggatggaaGTCAGGGGCCCCAGGACTTCCTCAAGattcagactgtgtgtgtgtgtgtgtgttgtgtgtgtgtgtgtgtgtgtgtgtgtgtgtgtgttttggagggGACTGTGGCTAAAAAGGACAAGGGGGGACCTTGAATTCGAAAAGACCCCCATTGCTTGGTGTTTGAGTAGAGTTTTAGGCattctgtcttttgtctgttttgttttgcatgctaccccccaacacacacacacacacacgccaccacctttttccttctcctctttcccCCTTCTATGTGTCTGTTGGCTGATgagtttgtctctttgtctggaTTTAGTCAGACACTGCGTCACCTCCTgcctacagacacacagactcagAGATAACATCACAGTGGCAGAGACTGAGGGatggaggagggaggaagggagcaAGGAGAGACAGATGTACAGACAGAGCCTTAGCGATGGGGGATGGGTATATCTCACACATCAATCATTGGCTATGTGAAGCCAGCTTGTTGTAGTAGTTCATAGTTCAATACTCCAAGACACTTCCACTCCTACTGAAAGCTTtgatttttagaaataaagtggacaaactgtgttcacataCCAACTTCTTACCCGTGAGCAAACTAGTATATTATGTGTGCAAACCTCAGGATTGTGATGTGGGCTGTAATTACTTGTGTCAGTCTCAGGTAACTGAAGTAATAATCTATCTCCCATCTCTGTTATGTGTTCGTGGAGAGAGTCCacaagggaggaaaaaaaaaagatttaaagctTTCCTTAATTTTAGCTATCAGAAATGGGATGTTCTTGTGTGTCAATGCCAAAGAGGTTTCAATGAAACCATTTCACTGAAGCAGCATTGGCAGTTAAATGCAGGTTTTCAAGTTCAAATATGATAATCGGAAACGTAaaggtttagttttttattgCCCAATCCTGCAACCACCATGGcttctgtaaaatgtaacacaagTAATGAAATGAGCCACATATGGGCTGCCATGGCATAAAGCTTcatcgtctctctctctctctctctctctcagagccGAAGGTATAGATGGAAGTAGTCGGAGCTACATGCAAGCAGGGAGGACAGAGGGTGAGCCAGGCTGTTCACTGTGTGGGTGgttctgagagagagagacagagagaaaacagtgagTAGCAAGGCAGTTAGTTAGAGGAAAGAAGTGCAGTCTGCTTCCCCCGTGAGACTGCAGCATGGCTGTCGAACAGAGCTAGCATATATCTGTGAGCTAGCTCACAGATATATGGGGGCTGGGATGCAAATTAAGTTAATGTTTGTGCACGTATGTCAGTGGGTTTGCCTGGCTGGCTTAGCAGCATTCATTATGTTTCACTGTCAGATGGTTCATGTGTAAGCGTCAGTGAACCCCAAAAGCCTTCAAATTAATTTGTTCTTGTTGGTGGAATGTTCCATTGTGGTGATgggttttaatcattttttttttttattacactacCCTTCTGACATTAATGAAAGCACAATGTTTTGACCTAAGAGGCCTAACCACATTTAGTTTGCTTCAAAAATTGACAAAACAAGAATCCTCAGCAATGGGGGAATACGCCCATGCTGAAAAATTCATACCTTCTTATAGTATGTTATGGCAGAAGCCATTTCTGTGTTGCTATGGAGATGAATCACTGATATGCTGAAGAGAATGAATGTGTAAAAAGTACGTGTATTAAATAGACTTAAGTGCAAGGGTTGTTTTTTGCATAAGAAACAACATCTTTTCAATTGTAAAATAGATTCCCTATTGGAAGTCATGCTTTGTGGTATGACGGTAGTCATCTAAATTGTGAAGCCAGATAAAGTTATGTTTCCATTTATGTGCTCCACACCTTTTATATGCATGTGCAGACATATGAAAACATTGCCAGTTCTCAGGCCTGTTGCACCAGTTTCATTTGCAAACTTGACTTGTTCTTTAAAGgttatttttaattcaacttgGTATCAACAAATATCTGAATGGTGACAGGTGTTGTGCCATTAAAATACGTTTTCTTCATTGAAGAGAGAGATAGTTATAGCTAGAGATAGATGGATATGGAtgaatagagagagagagagagagagagagagagagagagtgcatcAGAGATTTCTCCAATGAACAactgacaagttattgagacattgacgTATtttgttgttagcttttgtttcagtaatttgtttgagatgaagaaaatactattgcatgcttctacttaaatgccctgctttcatgatataatatcactgtagtgTGAACTTTTTACGTTTTCCATAAACTTCACCCAGAAGTCGAATATACCTAACCTTTTGTGAGcagtgtgtatatttatatgtaaatgaataaataaactcagCACTGGCATGGAATATACGCCTGAAAATCTATAGAGATATATATTTTCCTGTAGGTTTAGCTTATCCAAAGTAAACCAATATGCTGTAAAAGGACCCCTGTTACCACAGCAGCTTAACAGCATCTACTGATTGCATATACTTTTCTCTCCAGTCATAACTACCTGTTATGCTCACTACTACTGCCTTTCTGTCTCCAGGGCCATTCCACACTTCAGGCATCACAAGACTTCACCACACTATTAACATGGATGGCAGGGATGAATTCACCGAAGACAGTGAATGCTGCACCAACAACTCCCAGGAAGTCCAAGGGCAGGATAGCATCTCAGGTACAGGATGGAGAGATGGGACAGTGCAGGACTGGCTGGACTCTGTAGGAATGTCCTCGGACTAAGGGGTGTTAATGAGAGTAAGCCGTGCTCTGTGttctgttgtctgtctgtattgaTAGGGCTGTGTTTGCCTCCATAGAAGACAGTGATAGTGACCCTGACAACCACGGTGAAGACTCGTCCTCCAACAGCTCTGCTGATGACCGCATGACCACCAAGAGAACACAGTGCCACCTACAAGGAGCGGGAGTCAAAGAGGTGAGTTGGCTGATGCACTTCgaacagaaaacaaaggacTGGAGCTATAATGGACATTTTTGTCTACATGTCAACCTTTCGGCTTCGTTCATAATGTTATTTTTGACACAGTATCTTTAGAGTTGTGCCTATATGCTAAGCCATGGTGTGAGTTGGTGCTGTGAcataacatacaaacaaaactcCACAAAGATAAATTATTGACAAGCATCTGCTCTGAATCTCTGTGTAGGTGTCCAGTTTCATTTTGAGATATGTGGTCCATATGGTTTATAAGCAAAGTGGTTATTATTGCGTCAGGACTTGTGTGGGCTGtgaaaatgataaacattttaaggtgagctttttttcccctctcaaCTCTGAACCAGTAGCTGAAACAGCAGTTGGTGTGAATATTAATTTGGATATAGATAGCCACTCAGTTAAATGTTACAGGAGCATATCCCACTGTATTACCAGATTTAAGTTGCTGTACATTTAgctgtgttaatgttttgtaCTTGTTCGAAAAATAGCAAATCATAAAAACTGCTGTGGGGTcagcagaaacaggaaacattgatattttatatgtacaacaaaaaaaaacatgctttcaatttttgtcttttagtctTTATGGCAACAATTTAAATAAGTTGTGTAAAGTTTTACTATAATGTTGACAAAAACATCTAAAGAGTATTATTTAATATAGTTGGATGATAAAGCCGCTATTTCAAGCAGCAAAAAGAGGTGTGGCCTTTTGTAAACCGAATTATGCACGgttatgaaaaacagaaaatagaaatcACACAGACTATAATAGACTTGCAGCAGACTGTAACACACCACCCAGAGTAGCATTCAATATGTTTTGTCCTCAGGCCTTCTGCttcaaaatgttgtgttttttttttttttttttttttcttattcagcTTGTGTATGAGTCACATCTGTGACAGCACACATCATCATGTCACTGTCAGTGAGTGGCTTCTGCTTGTGAGAATTTCTCATTCttacacaaaacacatcatCACACAACACTGCACAAACGCTGAAGCGAGATGTGACCTCGTGAAGGCCCACCTcagtttgctttaaaatgacacatacacacgttacaaatttgtgtatgtgtaaggTGGAAAGATGgttgcatttgcatttacttACTTGGttgtaatgaaatgaaaattgatGCAGGTGTACTTGTACCTCTGTATGGCACTGGTTTTTCTGCAGACATGTATTTTAAGGGTGTTTGGTTTCCCTCAGGAGAGCGAGGAAGGGGCAGACCACAGCAACAACTTTGTTTGCTCTCTCTGCACGCTGGATTTCAGTAGCCCTGAGAAGCTCATCTCCCATGTCTACCAGGTAAGAGCAATGTTGTTTCTCCCTAAGTGGCAGTGAACCAGGAAAGCAAAGCAGCTTTTGATCCTTTATTATAGTCTCCTTACTCATTACTTATCACTTCATCAATTTTTTGTGATATGTAGCCTGAGGGACGTGTCAATTGGTATGATTGCAAGTTAAGGGTTACACTATAAACTATTCAAATGTGGTTTATGAATTTATACAATCTTAAGTTACAGTTGAAGTTAGCaaaaaatcacatttagtgTTGAAAGAGTAGATTATTATAGACACCTGCTAAAGGCAAATAATGTCTATCATACATGCATGAAATCTTGAGATTTTCATATAACTTTCTGTTGTGGATTTTCATGTTCATGTATTAATCATTATTCATTCCTTTATTATTGGTTTTTACAAAAATCGCTGCTTACTATTCTGATTGCATTTCACCAGGTGGGGCTCCTTTTGTTCCTCCTAATTCATCTCCATCTTCATCaaatttgaatgatttaaacaactttttagccaaacaaaaagcCCCATTCTAACCACTGTTATCAGTCATAGGCAAATGGAtgatcacaagatggcgccctggcatttaacttttactttttggGCCCACGTAAATTTGCTGTTGGTCCCTGTTTATTCTTGTTCTAACCTTTGAGAACAAACTCcaaactgcctttttttttttcttgttcttatcttgttttgctgcatttaacaGCACACGACTATGATGAGCAACAGCAAAAGCTATGTGTGCCCAGTATGTGGGCGAGCCCTGAGTTCGCCTGGCTCACTTGGTCGACATCTTCTCATCCACTCTGAGGACCGCCTCTCCAACTGCGCTGTCTGCGGCACACGCTTCACAGACACTAACAACTTTAACAGGTTTGGCTCTCTCGCTACTGTTTGTTGTCTGAGGTCATTAATGCACTTTTGTACCCTCAGCTTCTGTGTTTCACTgagaattaaaatgttaataggggaataataaaaataaggcaGTTGATATTTGgtataaaggaaaagaaaagctgaCGAAGACAAACCAataatcttaatttaaaaaaaacatttacaatgcaGTGTTTACCAAGGGTTCAGCAACATACATCAGACCTATTTATCAGCATGCAACAAAAGTGGCTAATATCCATGATTCAGCAGGAGAAACAGTAAAATAGTGTAGTTTAAGAACATAAGTGTTTTAGCAAGACAATAGTGACTGAattttaaaggtgtgtgtggagagagagagagagagatctatatatctctatatctatatgtatatgtatgtgtgtgtgtgtgtgtatatatatatatatatatatatatatatatatatatatatatatatatatatatatatatatatatatatatatatatatatatatatatatatatatatatatatatatatatatatatatatatatatatatatatatatatatatatatatatatatatatatatatatatatatatatatatatatatatatatatatatatgtgtgtgtaatttcctttttttatgttcaaCAAATTGGTCACATCGCAGCAGTTCATACAGCATATTGGAACACAATGTAGCAGTGGTTGAGACTAGGCAGGTTGCAGAACATGAGGGATGAATAAAATTATTGCTGGAATGACAGCTTTAATGGAAATAAACTTGCATGTTGCCTAGCAACTAcgattatattttaaatttaaactgcacTTGCAGGGTCAGGACACATAGTAGAGGGAGAAATATTGTGAGAACCTGTAATGTCATCTTGATAGaagtaaaaaggaaatgcacagaaaagaaaacacttctCATTATCATGgttactataaaaatacagtacaacacTTAAAAGCTGCATGTTACTTGTATGTGGAATAGACATTTgaggtgtttttaataaatgtaagcaACTTTTACACCTTTAAATGTGTCATACATGAATGCATGTTCCTTTTCCTCTATAGTTTTATCTACCACATGCTACTAACAGTGAGCTAAACTCTTCTCTTAGTTAACCACAGACTTTGTCACATGTCACAGTCTGTTGTAAGCTGAAATGAGTCATCTTTCCTATTTGGAGAAATTGTAACAAATCATGCCAGTCATTGCAGCTTGAAACATAAAGTTAAAACCAAATGTTGTCTAAACATAAAGGGACCAGGTTGTAATTACAAGATTGTGGCGAGCAAGAATTCAGGTCtgttaaaatacaacaaaccaATGTATCGAGCCTTTGTTAGTAGCTAAAATACATATAACATCAAACtccttttattacattttcagcaaTTTGAACACTTTGATAAAATGAAACCCTGAAGGGGCCCTTTTTATGAAAGGGCACAAAAAAGATCAGGACctcagaaacagaaaaggagcAAGAGTTGTACCAGGAATCAAATGCTGGAGACAAAAGAAATTATCCAGATATAAAGGTATCTCACTTTTACCAAGCTTCTCAATCTTGTTTCCCATCTTAGGGAAAAGCTGAAAGAGGTCCTCGACACCACCAGGATGGATCTCACAGGTGAAAGGGACACCTGTTCCATGTCCCATTCCTACCCCAACAGCCCCATGACCGGCCCAAGCCCTGGCACTCGCTCTTGCCACGGACCAGAGCCCAGCCCCAGTTCATGTCAGGGTCCTCGCTCGTGTCAGGAGCCTGACCCGAACACCAACCTATGTCAGGCTCATCGTACCTGCCAGGGACCAGGCCACATCTCCAGCCAGTGTCAAGGTCCAAATACGTGTCATGGACCGTGCACTGGCTCTGACCAAGGATCCTCCTTTCCCTCGCTGTCAGACAGTCTCCTCTCTGACGGGCCGACTCTTACGTCTATCCCTGATGCTCttaactcctcctcctcaggcCTTCCTCCTATCCCTGACATCTTGAGCCCTATGCCGGTGTATCCTGCCGGGGTGCTGCTGGTGTGCAATAGCTGCGTGGCCTA
This window encodes:
- the znf821 gene encoding zinc finger protein 821 isoform X2, whose translation is MSRRKRTIPFKVNCRYSRAEGIDGSSRSYMQAGRTEGPFHTSGITRLHHTINMDGRDEFTEDSECCTNNSQEVQGQDSISEDSDSDPDNHGEDSSSNSSADDRMTTKRTQCHLQGAGVKESEEGADHSNNFVCSLCTLDFSSPEKLISHVYQHTTMMSNSKSYVCPVCGRALSSPGSLGRHLLIHSEDRLSNCAVCGTRFTDTNNFNREKLKEVLDTTRMDLTGERDTCSMSHSYPNSPMTGPSPGTRSCHGPEPSPSSCQGPRSCQEPDPNTNLCQAHRTCQGPGHISSQCQGPNTCHGPCTGSDQGSSFPSLSDSLLSDGPTLTSIPDALNSSSSGLPPIPDILSPMPVYPAGVLLVCNSCVAYQQLVEAQSPMRKWALRRKNEPLEARLQRLERERTAKKNKRACETEEERELRRLRDREAKRMQRMQETEEQRARRLQRDREAMRLKRANETPEKRQARLIREREAKRIKRRLEKIDPALRTQIEHDPAAMAALTADMSLFQFPCPMPVPSIDNGLFMKLP
- the znf821 gene encoding zinc finger protein 821 isoform X1, producing MSRRKRTIPFKVNCRYSRAEGIDGSSRSYMQAGRTEGPFHTSGITRLHHTINMDGRDEFTEDSECCTNNSQEVQGQDSISEDSDSDPDNHGEDSSSNSSADDRMTTKRTQCHLQGAGVKEESEEGADHSNNFVCSLCTLDFSSPEKLISHVYQHTTMMSNSKSYVCPVCGRALSSPGSLGRHLLIHSEDRLSNCAVCGTRFTDTNNFNREKLKEVLDTTRMDLTGERDTCSMSHSYPNSPMTGPSPGTRSCHGPEPSPSSCQGPRSCQEPDPNTNLCQAHRTCQGPGHISSQCQGPNTCHGPCTGSDQGSSFPSLSDSLLSDGPTLTSIPDALNSSSSGLPPIPDILSPMPVYPAGVLLVCNSCVAYQQLVEAQSPMRKWALRRKNEPLEARLQRLERERTAKKNKRACETEEERELRRLRDREAKRMQRMQETEEQRARRLQRDREAMRLKRANETPEKRQARLIREREAKRIKRRLEKIDPALRTQIEHDPAAMAALTADMSLFQFPCPMPVPSIDNGLFMKLP
- the znf821 gene encoding zinc finger protein 821 isoform X3 — protein: MSRRKRTIPFKVNCRYSRAEGIDGSSRSYMQAGRTEGPFHTSGITRLHHTINMDGRDEFTEDSECCTNNSQEVQGQDSISDSDSDPDNHGEDSSSNSSADDRMTTKRTQCHLQGAGVKEESEEGADHSNNFVCSLCTLDFSSPEKLISHVYQHTTMMSNSKSYVCPVCGRALSSPGSLGRHLLIHSEDRLSNCAVCGTRFTDTNNFNREKLKEVLDTTRMDLTGERDTCSMSHSYPNSPMTGPSPGTRSCHGPEPSPSSCQGPRSCQEPDPNTNLCQAHRTCQGPGHISSQCQGPNTCHGPCTGSDQGSSFPSLSDSLLSDGPTLTSIPDALNSSSSGLPPIPDILSPMPVYPAGVLLVCNSCVAYQQLVEAQSPMRKWALRRKNEPLEARLQRLERERTAKKNKRACETEEERELRRLRDREAKRMQRMQETEEQRARRLQRDREAMRLKRANETPEKRQARLIREREAKRIKRRLEKIDPALRTQIEHDPAAMAALTADMSLFQFPCPMPVPSIDNGLFMKLP
- the znf821 gene encoding zinc finger protein 821 isoform X4, which translates into the protein MSRRKRTIPFKVNCRYSRAEGIDGSSRSYMQAGRTEGPFHTSGITRLHHTINMDGRDEFTEDSECCTNNSQEVQGQDSISDSDSDPDNHGEDSSSNSSADDRMTTKRTQCHLQGAGVKESEEGADHSNNFVCSLCTLDFSSPEKLISHVYQHTTMMSNSKSYVCPVCGRALSSPGSLGRHLLIHSEDRLSNCAVCGTRFTDTNNFNREKLKEVLDTTRMDLTGERDTCSMSHSYPNSPMTGPSPGTRSCHGPEPSPSSCQGPRSCQEPDPNTNLCQAHRTCQGPGHISSQCQGPNTCHGPCTGSDQGSSFPSLSDSLLSDGPTLTSIPDALNSSSSGLPPIPDILSPMPVYPAGVLLVCNSCVAYQQLVEAQSPMRKWALRRKNEPLEARLQRLERERTAKKNKRACETEEERELRRLRDREAKRMQRMQETEEQRARRLQRDREAMRLKRANETPEKRQARLIREREAKRIKRRLEKIDPALRTQIEHDPAAMAALTADMSLFQFPCPMPVPSIDNGLFMKLP
- the znf821 gene encoding zinc finger protein 821 isoform X6; translated protein: MPVFTGHHGAEGIDGSSRSYMQAGRTEGPFHTSGITRLHHTINMDGRDEFTEDSECCTNNSQEVQGQDSISEDSDSDPDNHGEDSSSNSSADDRMTTKRTQCHLQGAGVKEESEEGADHSNNFVCSLCTLDFSSPEKLISHVYQHTTMMSNSKSYVCPVCGRALSSPGSLGRHLLIHSEDRLSNCAVCGTRFTDTNNFNREKLKEVLDTTRMDLTGERDTCSMSHSYPNSPMTGPSPGTRSCHGPEPSPSSCQGPRSCQEPDPNTNLCQAHRTCQGPGHISSQCQGPNTCHGPCTGSDQGSSFPSLSDSLLSDGPTLTSIPDALNSSSSGLPPIPDILSPMPVYPAGVLLVCNSCVAYQQLVEAQSPMRKWALRRKNEPLEARLQRLERERTAKKNKRACETEEERELRRLRDREAKRMQRMQETEEQRARRLQRDREAMRLKRANETPEKRQARLIREREAKRIKRRLEKIDPALRTQIEHDPAAMAALTADMSLFQFPCPMPVPSIDNGLFMKLP
- the znf821 gene encoding zinc finger protein 821 isoform X5, coding for MEVVGATCKQGGQRVSQAVHCVGGSERERQRENRPFHTSGITRLHHTINMDGRDEFTEDSECCTNNSQEVQGQDSISEDSDSDPDNHGEDSSSNSSADDRMTTKRTQCHLQGAGVKEESEEGADHSNNFVCSLCTLDFSSPEKLISHVYQHTTMMSNSKSYVCPVCGRALSSPGSLGRHLLIHSEDRLSNCAVCGTRFTDTNNFNREKLKEVLDTTRMDLTGERDTCSMSHSYPNSPMTGPSPGTRSCHGPEPSPSSCQGPRSCQEPDPNTNLCQAHRTCQGPGHISSQCQGPNTCHGPCTGSDQGSSFPSLSDSLLSDGPTLTSIPDALNSSSSGLPPIPDILSPMPVYPAGVLLVCNSCVAYQQLVEAQSPMRKWALRRKNEPLEARLQRLERERTAKKNKRACETEEERELRRLRDREAKRMQRMQETEEQRARRLQRDREAMRLKRANETPEKRQARLIREREAKRIKRRLEKIDPALRTQIEHDPAAMAALTADMSLFQFPCPMPVPSIDNGLFMKLP
- the znf821 gene encoding zinc finger protein 821 isoform X8, producing the protein MQAGRTEGPFHTSGITRLHHTINMDGRDEFTEDSECCTNNSQEVQGQDSISEDSDSDPDNHGEDSSSNSSADDRMTTKRTQCHLQGAGVKEESEEGADHSNNFVCSLCTLDFSSPEKLISHVYQHTTMMSNSKSYVCPVCGRALSSPGSLGRHLLIHSEDRLSNCAVCGTRFTDTNNFNREKLKEVLDTTRMDLTGERDTCSMSHSYPNSPMTGPSPGTRSCHGPEPSPSSCQGPRSCQEPDPNTNLCQAHRTCQGPGHISSQCQGPNTCHGPCTGSDQGSSFPSLSDSLLSDGPTLTSIPDALNSSSSGLPPIPDILSPMPVYPAGVLLVCNSCVAYQQLVEAQSPMRKWALRRKNEPLEARLQRLERERTAKKNKRACETEEERELRRLRDREAKRMQRMQETEEQRARRLQRDREAMRLKRANETPEKRQARLIREREAKRIKRRLEKIDPALRTQIEHDPAAMAALTADMSLFQFPCPMPVPSIDNGLFMKLP
- the znf821 gene encoding zinc finger protein 821 isoform X9, coding for MGPFHTSGITRLHHTINMDGRDEFTEDSECCTNNSQEVQGQDSISEDSDSDPDNHGEDSSSNSSADDRMTTKRTQCHLQGAGVKEESEEGADHSNNFVCSLCTLDFSSPEKLISHVYQHTTMMSNSKSYVCPVCGRALSSPGSLGRHLLIHSEDRLSNCAVCGTRFTDTNNFNREKLKEVLDTTRMDLTGERDTCSMSHSYPNSPMTGPSPGTRSCHGPEPSPSSCQGPRSCQEPDPNTNLCQAHRTCQGPGHISSQCQGPNTCHGPCTGSDQGSSFPSLSDSLLSDGPTLTSIPDALNSSSSGLPPIPDILSPMPVYPAGVLLVCNSCVAYQQLVEAQSPMRKWALRRKNEPLEARLQRLERERTAKKNKRACETEEERELRRLRDREAKRMQRMQETEEQRARRLQRDREAMRLKRANETPEKRQARLIREREAKRIKRRLEKIDPALRTQIEHDPAAMAALTADMSLFQFPCPMPVPSIDNGLFMKLP
- the znf821 gene encoding zinc finger protein 821 isoform X7, coding for MSRRKRTIPFKVNWPFHTSGITRLHHTINMDGRDEFTEDSECCTNNSQEVQGQDSISEDSDSDPDNHGEDSSSNSSADDRMTTKRTQCHLQGAGVKEESEEGADHSNNFVCSLCTLDFSSPEKLISHVYQHTTMMSNSKSYVCPVCGRALSSPGSLGRHLLIHSEDRLSNCAVCGTRFTDTNNFNREKLKEVLDTTRMDLTGERDTCSMSHSYPNSPMTGPSPGTRSCHGPEPSPSSCQGPRSCQEPDPNTNLCQAHRTCQGPGHISSQCQGPNTCHGPCTGSDQGSSFPSLSDSLLSDGPTLTSIPDALNSSSSGLPPIPDILSPMPVYPAGVLLVCNSCVAYQQLVEAQSPMRKWALRRKNEPLEARLQRLERERTAKKNKRACETEEERELRRLRDREAKRMQRMQETEEQRARRLQRDREAMRLKRANETPEKRQARLIREREAKRIKRRLEKIDPALRTQIEHDPAAMAALTADMSLFQFPCPMPVPSIDNGLFMKLP
- the znf821 gene encoding zinc finger protein 821 isoform X10 — protein: MDGRDEFTEDSECCTNNSQEVQGQDSISEDSDSDPDNHGEDSSSNSSADDRMTTKRTQCHLQGAGVKEESEEGADHSNNFVCSLCTLDFSSPEKLISHVYQHTTMMSNSKSYVCPVCGRALSSPGSLGRHLLIHSEDRLSNCAVCGTRFTDTNNFNREKLKEVLDTTRMDLTGERDTCSMSHSYPNSPMTGPSPGTRSCHGPEPSPSSCQGPRSCQEPDPNTNLCQAHRTCQGPGHISSQCQGPNTCHGPCTGSDQGSSFPSLSDSLLSDGPTLTSIPDALNSSSSGLPPIPDILSPMPVYPAGVLLVCNSCVAYQQLVEAQSPMRKWALRRKNEPLEARLQRLERERTAKKNKRACETEEERELRRLRDREAKRMQRMQETEEQRARRLQRDREAMRLKRANETPEKRQARLIREREAKRIKRRLEKIDPALRTQIEHDPAAMAALTADMSLFQFPCPMPVPSIDNGLFMKLP
- the znf821 gene encoding zinc finger protein 821 isoform X11; translated protein: MTTKRTQCHLQGAGVKEESEEGADHSNNFVCSLCTLDFSSPEKLISHVYQHTTMMSNSKSYVCPVCGRALSSPGSLGRHLLIHSEDRLSNCAVCGTRFTDTNNFNREKLKEVLDTTRMDLTGERDTCSMSHSYPNSPMTGPSPGTRSCHGPEPSPSSCQGPRSCQEPDPNTNLCQAHRTCQGPGHISSQCQGPNTCHGPCTGSDQGSSFPSLSDSLLSDGPTLTSIPDALNSSSSGLPPIPDILSPMPVYPAGVLLVCNSCVAYQQLVEAQSPMRKWALRRKNEPLEARLQRLERERTAKKNKRACETEEERELRRLRDREAKRMQRMQETEEQRARRLQRDREAMRLKRANETPEKRQARLIREREAKRIKRRLEKIDPALRTQIEHDPAAMAALTADMSLFQFPCPMPVPSIDNGLFMKLP